A single region of the Zootoca vivipara chromosome 2, rZooViv1.1, whole genome shotgun sequence genome encodes:
- the LOC132591724 gene encoding uncharacterized protein K02A2.6-like: MHKGCLLWGDRVIIPAPLRNRVLETLHMGHPGMVRMKSLARCYVWWPGMDQNIEQWVRTCKACQEVRPEVARAPVHWWEQSRTPWSRLHIDFAGPFQGKVFLVIVDAYSKWLEVAMVPSMASAAVIKVLRQLFATHGLPETIVSDNGAAFVSQEFRAFLADNFIRGVTSAPFHPSSNGQAERMVRTAKESIARLMEGNWSARIARMLFLQHATPCTATGKSPAELLLGRRLVTVLDYVHPDKMPNRNSRATPQAETDTTRYLAPEDLVWVRNYSRGPRWVAGVITRASGPVSYYVTLENGQVWKRHIDQLRRRALSREESDNSSLANDAQLQDQSENGPEVQSPGASANEPGSASPHDDEVQVGDPEMSGTPSVPDETPIAAPPPQVTPNPEPATPVVRRSGRSCRTPQYLRDYVCCAH, from the coding sequence atgcataagggttgtctcctatggggagatagggtgataatcccagcaccactgagaaacagggttcttgagacgcttcacatgggacacccgggaatggtcaggatgaagtcgctagcccgatgttatgtgtggtggcctggaatggaccagaacatagaacaatgggtacgaacatgcaaggcatgccaagaggtgcggccagaagtggccagagcaccagtccactggtgggagcagtccaggactccctggagccggctgcacatagattttgctgggccattccaagggaaggtctttttggttatcgttgatgcatattccaaatggttagaagtggcgatggtccctagcatggcatcagctgccgtaatcaaggtgttgaggcagctgtttgctacccacgggttacctgagaccattgtatcagataatggggcagcttttgtatcccaagaattcagggcattcttggctgataactttataagaggggtcacatccgcgccctttcacccatcctccaatgggcaggctgagcgcatggtaagaacagccaaagaatccattgcgcgcttaatggagggtaactggtcggctcgcattgcgcgaatgttatttttgcagcatgcgacgccgtgtactgcgacgggcaagtcgccagccgagctgctcttaggtagaagactggtaacggtgctggattatgtccacccagataaaatgccaaaccgtaattcaagagcaaccccccaggctgagactgacacaacaaggtatctcgcccctgaagatctggtctgggtgaggaactattcacgaggtccgcggtgggtggccggtgtgatcacccgggctagtggacctgtgtcctattatgtgaccttggaaaatgggcaagtttggaagagacatatagatcagctgaggcgccgggcgctcagcagggaggagtcagataattcatccctggctaatgacgcacagctgcaagaccagagtgaaaatggtccagaggtacagtcaccaggggcttcagcaaatgaaccagggtctgctagtcctcatgatgacgaggtacaggtcggggaccctgagatgtctgggactccatctgttcctgatgaaacccctatagcagcccctccaccacaggtaacacccaatccagaacctgcaacacctgttgtcaggagatcaggtagaagttgtaggaccccacagtacctgagggattacgtctgctgtgctcactag